TTCATTGATACGTTGTAAAACAAACTTGGTCTGTGATGTATTATTAAGAAAAACACCTACATAAGCAATGAAAGAATAGCCTAATTTATCATAATCAAGTACTAATGAAGACCCCATTATAATTCCAGCGTCTTCCATCTTTTTTACCCTAACATGAACTGTTCCTGCAGAAATCAACAATTTTTTTGCAATATCTGTAAAAGGAACTCTTGTATTATCGATCAACATATCCAAAATCTGATGATCTACTTCATCTAAACGGAACTTACTCATATTTCTTTAATTAATATTATTACTCGCTATAACAAAGTATAAAAATATACATAAAAACAACAAAAAGACTAAAAATATTATTTTTTTATCAATCCGTTAACAAATTTCAAGCTTTTATCTAAATAAAAATCAGCTTTTTGATTTAATTTCGGAAAATT
The Flavobacterium sp. WC2421 genome window above contains:
- a CDS encoding Lrp/AsnC family transcriptional regulator, with translation MSKFRLDEVDHQILDMLIDNTRVPFTDIAKKLLISAGTVHVRVKKMEDAGIIMGSSLVLDYDKLGYSFIAYVGVFLNNTSQTKFVLQRINEIPFVTVASVTTGKFNIFCKIRAKDTKHAKDVIFMIDDIDGVYRTETMISLEESINDKKRLMHTIFKNM